From Patescibacteria group bacterium, one genomic window encodes:
- a CDS encoding alkaline phosphatase family protein: MAQKRVVILGIDGLEPKIVNSLIKAKKLPHLTQLSYYSELQSTIPPQSPVAWASFITGVNPEKHHLFDFVKRQAKNYQPYLAYSMEAKEPAIQAKPFWQASQKLATKVLFLPNTYPASQLNGQMLSGMGTPDLSGTEGSFCLYTSKKSRKKLKRGNAIFIEKKKIIQTTIQGPRYQSLQETKISRLPLIIKTKRNSLEIEIQGEKISLKVGQFSPWLRLAFKVGFFKKVFGLAKFYLHSLQPEIKLYLSPINLDPQNPLYAISFPKDYSRKIARKYGDFSTLGLPHDTWAFQEGIFDQTTFLQQADDLLQERKKIILGELTNFPTGLFVAYLGTTDAIQHMCWGQKKIITDYYQKMDRIVGQIKKQLKQDDLFLVLSDHGFGAFNYEIHLNAWLRDQGYLSLKKGQTGKEILENIDWSKTKAYALGFNSLYLNLKGREGQGTVTRKEKSKLIKEISQKLKTLKNPQNKQKVIKNLYPGKEPDLIIGYYQGYRASWETAVGATPEDVFKKRTEKWQGDHLFDVTEVPGVFFANRKIKLKKPMITDVIPLALRELGIRFP; the protein is encoded by the coding sequence ATGGCCCAAAAAAGAGTCGTCATCTTAGGGATTGACGGTTTAGAGCCTAAAATTGTTAATTCCCTCATCAAAGCGAAAAAATTACCTCATCTGACTCAATTAAGCTATTATTCAGAGCTCCAATCCACTATTCCGCCGCAATCACCCGTGGCTTGGGCCAGTTTTATAACTGGCGTCAATCCAGAAAAACACCATCTTTTTGATTTTGTTAAGCGTCAAGCCAAAAACTACCAACCCTATCTTGCTTACTCCATGGAAGCTAAGGAGCCCGCGATTCAAGCCAAACCTTTTTGGCAAGCCAGTCAAAAATTAGCCACCAAAGTTCTTTTTCTGCCTAATACCTATCCAGCCAGCCAGTTAAACGGTCAAATGCTTTCGGGCATGGGAACACCTGATCTTTCAGGTACCGAAGGCAGTTTTTGTCTTTACACCAGCAAAAAATCAAGAAAAAAACTGAAGCGGGGTAATGCCATTTTTATTGAAAAGAAGAAAATCATCCAAACAACGATCCAGGGACCCAGATACCAGTCGCTTCAAGAAACTAAAATCAGTCGCCTTCCCTTAATCATTAAAACCAAAAGAAATTCTTTGGAAATTGAAATTCAAGGAGAAAAAATTTCTCTTAAAGTTGGCCAGTTTTCTCCTTGGCTAAGACTAGCCTTTAAGGTTGGCTTTTTCAAAAAAGTTTTTGGTCTGGCTAAATTCTATCTTCATTCCCTTCAACCAGAAATTAAGCTTTATCTTAGTCCGATTAATCTTGATCCCCAAAATCCGCTCTACGCCATTTCTTTCCCTAAAGACTATTCTCGAAAAATCGCCCGAAAATATGGTGATTTCTCAACTCTAGGCTTACCCCATGACACCTGGGCTTTTCAAGAGGGAATTTTTGACCAAACCACCTTCCTCCAACAAGCTGATGACCTTCTTCAAGAAAGAAAAAAAATCATTTTAGGTGAACTAACTAATTTCCCCACCGGCCTTTTTGTTGCCTATTTAGGAACAACTGACGCCATCCAACATATGTGCTGGGGTCAAAAGAAAATTATTACTGATTATTATCAGAAAATGGATAGAATTGTTGGTCAAATTAAAAAACAGCTTAAACAAGATGATCTTTTCTTGGTTCTTTCAGACCATGGCTTTGGCGCTTTTAATTATGAAATTCATCTTAACGCCTGGTTAAGAGATCAAGGTTATTTGAGTTTAAAAAAAGGCCAAACAGGTAAAGAAATTCTAGAAAACATTGACTGGTCAAAAACCAAAGCTTATGCCCTTGGTTTTAATAGTCTTTATCTCAATCTTAAAGGCCGTGAAGGCCAAGGAACAGTCACCAGAAAAGAAAAATCAAAATTAATTAAAGAAATCAGTCAGAAATTAAAGACCCTTAAAAATCCGCAAAACAAACAAAAAGTCATTAAAAATCTTTATCCAGGTAAAGAACCAGACTTAATTATTGGCTATTATCAAGGCTACCGAGCTTCCTGGGAAACGGCTGTGGGCGCCACCCCTGAGGATGTTTTCAAAAAAAGAACCGAAAAGTGGCAAGGTGATCATCTTTTTGATGTTACTGAAGTCCCAGGCGTCTTTTTTGCCAACCGAAAGATAAAACTGAAGAAACCAATGATTACCGACGTTATCCCTCTGGCTTTAAGAGAATTAGGGATCCGCTTTCCTTAA